One Methanobrevibacter ruminantium genomic window carries:
- the pyrH gene encoding UMP kinase, protein MRIVAAIGGSILLQDYNAERFKEYAKLLKEQSEEHEIFVVVGGGKPAREYIGVVRDLGAGEAKCDDIGIEVTRVNAKLLLLALGDAAYQRVPHNFQEALEFSASGKIIVMGGTEPAHSTDAVSAILAEYVQADLLVNLTAVDGLYTKDPKKYDDAELIEEITASDMMGIISGNDVKAGTYEFIDTTAIQMIKRSNLETVIANGNEPQNLIRAIKGEKIGTRVISE, encoded by the coding sequence ATGAGAATCGTAGCTGCTATTGGTGGATCAATATTATTACAGGATTACAACGCTGAAAGATTTAAGGAATATGCAAAGCTCTTGAAGGAACAAAGCGAAGAGCATGAAATATTTGTTGTTGTAGGTGGTGGAAAACCTGCAAGAGAATACATTGGAGTTGTAAGGGACCTCGGTGCTGGAGAGGCAAAATGTGATGATATTGGAATAGAAGTTACAAGAGTCAATGCAAAATTGTTATTGCTTGCACTCGGCGATGCAGCTTATCAAAGAGTTCCTCATAACTTCCAGGAAGCTTTGGAATTTTCTGCAAGCGGAAAAATTATCGTTATGGGTGGAACCGAACCTGCACACAGTACCGATGCAGTGTCTGCAATCTTGGCAGAATATGTTCAAGCAGACCTTTTAGTTAACTTAACCGCTGTAGATGGATTATACACTAAAGACCCTAAAAAATACGATGATGCAGAACTCATTGAAGAAATCACTGCTTCTGACATGATGGGAATCATCAGCGGAAATGATGTTAAGGCAGGAACTTATGAATTCATTGATACAACTGCAATTCAAATGATTAAGCGTTCCAATTTAGAAACCGTAATAGCTAATGGTAATGAACCTCAAAACCTAATTAGAGCTATTAAAGGTGAAAAAATAGGGACCCGTGTTATTTCTGAATAA